In a genomic window of Chthoniobacterales bacterium:
- the tsaB gene encoding tRNA (adenosine(37)-N6)-threonylcarbamoyltransferase complex dimerization subunit type 1 TsaB: protein MGGSLCLACSAGGNPGAHRARRRRPSHNQDFPMKILALETSSAVGSIAVSNAGKITASRKFDIPRGRGAELFTALQELRPAWSGCNRVAVGIGPGSYNGLRAACALAGSLQMALGIDLVAVPSPCLLPVSDERYAVAGDARGGRFYLAGVRKRRLEGEVRLVTPEEFRLQRHKKGDIPFYRIGTLAGEDDVPETSPDAAVLALIAGDLPPADPATFGPIYLKPPHITQPRGTTR, encoded by the coding sequence ATGGGCGGATCGCTTTGCCTCGCTTGTTCCGCCGGGGGCAATCCGGGTGCACATCGCGCACGAAGGCGACGACCGTCGCACAATCAGGATTTCCCGATGAAGATCCTCGCGCTCGAAACGTCATCGGCCGTCGGCAGCATCGCGGTGTCAAACGCCGGGAAAATCACCGCATCGCGGAAATTCGACATCCCGCGCGGGCGCGGAGCGGAGCTTTTCACCGCACTGCAGGAGCTTCGTCCCGCGTGGTCGGGATGCAACCGCGTGGCCGTGGGAATCGGGCCGGGTTCTTACAACGGATTGCGCGCCGCTTGCGCCTTGGCGGGGTCGCTGCAGATGGCGCTGGGCATCGATCTCGTGGCTGTGCCCTCGCCGTGCCTTCTGCCGGTGTCCGATGAGCGCTACGCGGTGGCGGGAGATGCGCGCGGCGGGCGCTTTTATCTCGCCGGAGTGCGCAAGCGCCGGCTGGAGGGCGAAGTCCGGTTGGTCACCCCCGAAGAGTTTCGACTCCAACGGCACAAGAAAGGCGATATCCCGTTCTACCGCATCGGAACGCTGGCCGGAGAAGACGATGTTCCGGAGACCTCTCCCGATGCGGCTGTCCTCGCTTTGATTGCCGGCGATCTGCCGCCGGCGGATCCCGCCACTTTCGGGCCGATTTATCTCAAGCCCCCTCACATCACCCAGCCGCGGGGCACAACCCGATGA